A stretch of the Fusarium musae strain F31 chromosome 2, whole genome shotgun sequence genome encodes the following:
- a CDS encoding hypothetical protein (EggNog:ENOG41~antiSMASH:Cluster_2.3) — MEGNYDIVGLNFVIQPVLFCRDPIQGSDVVRSQYRNPANFLDHDTLFDLLANTPEANHAGPMFFSDHGTPQGWRFNHGYGCHTFKWVNSNGEFVYIKYHFIAKHGQKQFTDSEAMQMCGEDPDYSKRDLWEATENGEEIEWTAHVQVMDPRQADLDKLGFDPFDVTKVWPQSQFPMKEFGRLVLNKNPENFHRDVEQAAFSPGSMVPGIEDSPDPLLQFRMFFYRDTQYHRIGVNLYQIPMRVDANHADNKQYAPNSFAHKFRPDVAETPYQVSDNIATKGLHRVKFPEIQSEYLAQVYNISEDYAQGIYDLLDQPQFEFSKVKELAETAQEWYKEPKFRPGPGSKLAGYPPSSAVYQA, encoded by the exons ATGGAGGGAAACTACGACATTGTTGGACTCAACTTCGTCA TTCAACCCGTCTTATTCTGCCGCGATCCCATTCAAGGATCAGACGTCGTCCGCTCTCAATACCGCAACCCAGCAAACTTCCTCGATCACGACACCCTCTTCGATCTCCTCGCCAACACTCCCGAAGCTAATCACGCAGGCCCCATGTTCTTCAGCGATCACGGAACTCCCCAAGGATGGCGCTTCAACCACGGCTACGGCTGCCACACCTTCAAGTGGGTAAACTCCAACGGAGAGTTCGTCTACATCAAATACCACTTTATCGCAAAGCACGGTCAAAAGCAATTCACCGATAGTGAAGCTATGCAAATGTGCGGTGAAGACCCTGACTACTCCAAGAGAGATCTTTGGGAGGCTACCGAGAATGGTGAGGAGATTGAGTGGACGGCTCATGTGCAGGTCATGGATCCTAGACAAGCGGATCTTGATAAGCTTGGGTTCGATCCTTTTGATGTTACAAAGGTTTGGCCGCAATCGCAGTTTCCGATGAAGGAGTTTGGAAGATTGGTGCTGAACAAGAACCCTGAGAACTTCCATCGCGATGTGGAACAAGCGGCTTTTTCGCCTGGCAGCATGGTTCCTGGTATCGAGGACTCGCCTGATCCTCTCCTTCAGTTCCGCATGTTCTTCTACCGCGACACTCAGTATCATCGCATCGGTGTCAATCTGTACCAAATCCCC ATGCGCGTTGATGCCAATCACGCGGACAACAAACAATATGCCCCCAACAGCTTCGCTCACAAGTTCAGACCTGATGTTGCAGAGACGCCGTATCAGGTCAGCGACAATATCGCAA CCAAGGGTCTTCACCGCGTCAAGTTTCCCGAGATCCAG AGCGAGTACTTGGCACAGGTGTACAACATCTCGGAGGATTATGCACAGGGCATTTATGATCTTCTGGACCAACCTCAATTTGAGTTCTCCAAAGTCAAGGAACTGGCTGAGACTGCGCAGGAGTGGTATAAGGAGCCCAAGTTCAGGCCTGGTCCTGGATCAAAATTGGCTGGATATCCTCCGTCTTCGGCCGTTTACCAGGCATAA
- a CDS encoding hypothetical protein (EggNog:ENOG41), with amino-acid sequence MVTVAVAGGTGKVGRTLVEAIVAAGEDKVVILSREENKALEEKIGASVLAVDIHNIDALTQLFEKHNVHTVISTLGMNGPEPIEIDIIRASEASQATKRFISSDWGLPHTEEHAARANSANNKLRAQDELRKTNLEWTSVHIGFFLDFWGSSKSAAKSNLHTPSTFVDIKHRAAAIPGSGDVPVTFTYSRDVAKFVAALLDLEKWDEATYIIGDKVTFNEMVKIAEEATGDKFNVVYDSVETLEKGELSELPGHEAMFANIPAPKAVMKKVMSAYGLWAESGGFNLDESKALNKVFPDIKPITVREFLEDAWGSEKK; translated from the exons ATGGTTACTGTTGCAGTTGCTGGAGGTACAGGCAAGGTTGGTCGAACCCTTGTCGAGGCCATTGTTGCTGCAGGAGAGGATAAAGTCGTCATTCTCAGCCGAGAG GAAAACAAGGCACTGGAAGAAAAGATTGGAGCTTCTGTCCTGGCTGTAGACATTCATAACATCGATGCCCTGACTCAGCTGTTTGAAAAGCACAATGTGCACACAGTAATCTCGACACTTGGCATGAATGGGCCAGAACCTATCGAGATTGATATTATCCGTGCATCAGAAGCATCTCAGGCAACAAAACGATTCATCTCGAGTGACTGGGGTCTTCCCCATACAGAAGA GCACGCAGCTCGGGCTAATTCAGCAAACAACAAACTCCGTGCTCAAGACGAGCTACGCAAGACAAACCTCGAATGGACATCTGTTCATATCGGCTTCTTTCTTGATTTCTGGGGCTCCTCTAAATCAGCTGCGAAATCAAACTTGCACACCCCTTCAACCTTTGTTGATATCAAACATCGAGCCGCTGCTATTCCAGGATCTGGAGATGTTCCTGTCACGTTTACGTACAGTCGAGATGTAGCAAAATTTGTGGCTGCACTTCTAGACCTTGAGAAATGGGATGAAGCAACGTACATCATTGGCGACAAAGTCACGTTCAACGAGATGGTCAAGATTGCCGAAGAAGCTACAG GTGATAAGTTCAACGTTGTTTATGATAGTGTTGAGACACTTGAGAAGGGGGAGTTGAGTGAGTTACCAGGTCATGAGGCGATGTTTGCCAATATTCCTGCACCCAAGGCGGTCATGAAAAAGGTGATGTCTGCATATGGTTTGTGGGCAGAGAGTGGTGGTTTCAACTTGGATGAGAGCAAGGCTCTCAACAAGGTGTTCCCTGATATCAAGCCTATTACTGTTCGGGAGTTTCTGGAAGATGCTTGGGGTAGCGAGAAGAAATAG